The Candidatus Rokuibacteriota bacterium genome segment CCCCATTCTTTCCCCGCGTTGGGATACTTCCGCTCAAGGGCGTTGGGGAGGCTCACCAGGCCGAGGCCCCTCTGGAGATCGTGTTCGTGCTGGCGTCTGACGGCTTGCAGGTGGCGGAGAAGAGGTTCTTTGACTGTCGCGGGGAGCATCGTGTAGCGATCCTTGTCGCCCTTGCCGGCTCGGACGACGATCTGGTTCCGAGAAAAGTCGATGTCCTTGACGCGGAGGCGGCAACACTCCATAAGCCGCAGCCCCGCTCCATAAAGAAGCATGCCCATCAACCATGGAGTGCCCTTCAGGCAGCCCAGCAGCCGCTTGACCTCCTCTTTAGTCAGGATGACGGGTAATCGCCTTGGCCTTTTGGCGCGAACGACTCCCTGGATCAAGCCGATCTGCCTTTCGAGCACCTCGCGGTAAAGGAACAGTAGAGCATTCAATGCCTGGTTTTGCGTTGAAGGACTTACGTGGAGATCGGACGCCAGGCTGGACAAAAACCGGCCGATCTCTGTCTCGCCCATCTCTCCCAGATGTCGCTTGCCGTGAAAAAAGATGAACCGGTTGATCCAACCAATATAGGCCTGCTCGGTGTGGTGGCTGAGGTGTCGCGAGCGAATCGCCAGGCGCACCTGATCAAGCAGCCTGAGCTTTGGTGCGCCCGACGGAGGAGAGGCAGCGGGAGCAGGGGACGGAGAGATGCGTACAGCAGGTTGCGCATCCCGGTTTGCCATGTTGGGCCTGTAGTCCATGAGGCTTCTCACTTTGGAATCCATGGAGACCTCCTTTTCATCGGTCAGTGAAAATCGTGGCTGGGGGCGCTTACGGGCTTAAGCGCTACCTGGGGCGTCCAGAGCCGCTCGGCGACGAGGT includes the following:
- a CDS encoding integron integrase; the protein is MANRDAQPAVRISPSPAPAASPPSGAPKLRLLDQVRLAIRSRHLSHHTEQAYIGWINRFIFFHGKRHLGEMGETEIGRFLSSLASDLHVSPSTQNQALNALLFLYREVLERQIGLIQGVVRAKRPRRLPVILTKEEVKRLLGCLKGTPWLMGMLLYGAGLRLMECCRLRVKDIDFSRNQIVVRAGKGDKDRYTMLPATVKEPLLRHLQAVRRQHEHDLQRGLGLVSLPNALERKYPNAGKEWG